In Vitis vinifera cultivar Pinot Noir 40024 chromosome 11, ASM3070453v1, a genomic segment contains:
- the LOC100243788 gene encoding ubiquitin C-terminal hydrolase 22, whose translation MSSKINHHRINGQIPQPCPHLAEYRTRNGSKPFRALQECLRVKPLGRAAIRRDPSEVPRCGACGEAARSRLYACVTCAAVSCHSSDSPSPSHAAAHAVSMPPGHEIAVDVDRAELFCCACRDQVYDRDFDAAVVVAQTTASTLGGGSIRSSPPPENLRKRRRVDYRPWTPDLRERVLMTRNSSPLQRTEGADGANLSNLPWGLRGLNNLGNTCFMNSVLQALLHTPPLRNYFLSDRHNRYYCQQKNNASNASKRNAASNDSNSNKNLRLCLACDMDAMFSAVFSGDRTPYSPAKFLYSWWQHAANLASYEQQDAHEFFISMLDGIHEKMGKDKRKTQSQGNGECCIAHRVFSGILRSDVMCMACGFTSTTYDPCVDISLDLEPNQGVSTKMGSTKSHHSCNGEADSMNSSQNCGTSTLMGCLDRFTRPERLGSDQKFFCQQCQVRQESLKQMSIRKLPLVSCFHIKRFEHSSIRNMSRKVDRYLQFPFSLDMAPYLSSSILRSRFGNRIFSFDGDEPDASNELSSEFELFAVVTHTGKLDAGHYVTYLRLSNQWYKCDDAWITQVNENIVRAAQGYMMFYVQKMLYYKASEKPTPS comes from the exons ATGTCGTCCAAGATCAATCACCACCGGATCAACGGTCAGATTCCACAGCCTTGTCCACACCTAGCCGAATACAGAACCCGAAACGGCTCCAAGCCGTTCCGAGCCCTACAGGAGTGCCTCCGTGTAAAGCCGCTCGGTCGGGCCGCGATCCGCCGCGACCCCAGCGAGGTGCCTCGATGTGGCGCGTGCGGCGAGGCGGCGAGGTCGCGCCTCTACGCCTGCGTGACTTGCGCGGCGGTGTCGTGCCACAGCTCAGACTCGCCTTCACCGTCGCACGCGGCGGCTCACGCTGTGTCGATGCCGCCTGGGCACGAGATCGCCGTGGATGTAGATCGCGCCGAGCTATTCTGTTGTGCGTGTCGCGACCAGGTCTACGACCGGGACTTCGACGCCGCGGTAGTGGTTGCGCAGACGACTGCGTCCACCCTCGGCGGCGGTTCGATCCGATCCTCTCCGCCGCCGGAGAAtttgaggaaaaggaggaggGTCGATTATCGGCCTTGGACACCTGATCTGAGGGAACGAGTCTTGATGACTCGAAACTCGAGTCCATTGCAAAGAACTGAGGGGGCTGATGGTGCGAACTTGTCCAATTTGCCATGGGGATTGAGAGGATTGAACAATTTGGGAAACACTTGTTTTATGAATTCGGTGTTGCAGGCATTGCTTCACACTCCTCCACTGAGAAACTATTTCTTGAGTGATCGGCATAATCGGTATTATTGTCAGCAGAAGAACAATGCTAGTAATGCATCCAAGCGCAATGCTGCTAGCAATGATAGTAACAGTAATAAGAATTTGAGGTTGTGTTTGGCTTGCGATATGGATGCCATGTTTTCTGCTGTGTTTTCCGGAGATCGGACGCCCTATAGCCCCGCAAAATTTCTTTACAG TTGGTGGCAACATGCAGCAAACCTAGCAAGTTATGAACAGCAGGATGCACATGAATTTTTCATTTCCATGCTTGATGGCATCCATGAAAAGATGGGAAAGGATAAACGCAAGACCCAAAGCCAAG GCAATGGAGAATGTTGTATTGCTCATAGAGTATTCTCTGGTATCTTGCGATCTGATGTCATGTGCATGGCATGTGGTTTCACATCTACAACGTATGACCCATGTGTAGACATCTCATTGGACTTGGAGCCAAATCAGGGGGTTTCAACAAAGATGGGGTCAACAAAATCCCATCATTCTTGCAATGGTGAGGCAGACTCCATGAACTCAAGCCAAAACTGTGGAACATCAACCCTGATGGGGTGCTTGGACCGGTTCACTAGACCTGAGAGATTAGGCTCTGATCAGAAATTTTTCTGCCAACAGTGTCAGGTGAGACAGGAATCTCTCAAGCAGATGTCCATAAGAAAGCTTCCTTTGGTTTCATGCTTCCACATCAAAAGGTTTGAACATTCTTCCATCCGAAATATGTCAAGGAAAGTAGACCGCTATCTCCAGTTCCCATTTTCGTTGGACATGGCACCTTATCTCTCTTCCTCCATATTGAGGAGCCGGTTCGGGAACAGGATATTCTCCTTTGATGGGGATGAGCCAGATGCATCAAATGAGTTATCATCGGAGTTTGAGTTGTTTGCTGTTGTCACTCACACAGGTAAACTAGATGCTGGCCATTATGTGACATATTTGCGATTAAGTAATCAGTGGTATAAGTGTGATGATGCTTGGATCACTCAAGTTAATGAGAACATTGTGAGGGCTGCGCAAGGATACATGATGTTCTATGTACAGAAGATGCTTTATTACAAAGCAAGTGAAAAACCAACCCCCTCTTGA